In Vigna unguiculata cultivar IT97K-499-35 chromosome 3, ASM411807v1, whole genome shotgun sequence, a single genomic region encodes these proteins:
- the LOC114178716 gene encoding uncharacterized protein LOC114178716, whose amino-acid sequence MAPPRRNSQSSQGDVPDIARAIEAMVAAMTQQSAAMMQQHEASMQRQAASLEQQQAVIQQMEAARIAAEDAHRQHMEALRQLEENRATAPVFGPEPRPAVREWSLEDFLKHHPAKFDGKTSPDAVDQWLKDLERIYDAKMCPAENRLAFSVYMLTGEVEHWWSSTRSILEERDEPVSWEIFRERFLSEYFPDSIRYAKEVEFLQLTQGGKTVAEYAERFKHLSRFYTLPLDEEWRCRKFENGLRGDIRLMVAPLSIKDFAALVEKARVMEKMKREVEGQRPQQPQPPQRISGPSGSRPRHEERRRPYDRPHHQPQESRSFPPQQGRVRCYSCGGPHPRHAYPRREGYRRCNNYGKEGHFGRDCPNLARAATRPPVQAPQQHQGRDRGNRPQATGRVYAMTGAEATGSGNLVMGCCLIAGVSCCVLYDSGATHSFVSDSCVKRLGLPVSELQCELAVSTPASGLVTTSSLCARCPVEVEGRRYKVNLICLPLQDLEVILGMDWLSASRVLIDCREKRLLFPDSEDLELVSPQGAVREIQSGAQCFIIFARMEVGERERPSVIPVVHEFEDVFPDEVPGLPPSREVEFSIDLVPGTGPVSMTPYRMAPAELVELKKQIEDLMEKQERQLLDASLNRVREQLGSEEARDFAISDDGILRFRGRKAKVEHQRPGGVLQSLETLQSAMGSKLTMSSAYHPQTDGQSERTIQSL is encoded by the exons atggcacctcctcgtaggaaTTCGCAATCATCCCAGGGAGACGTACCTGATATCGCCAGAgccatagaggcgatggtagcagctatgacgcagcagagtgctgcgatgatgcagcagcatgaggcatctATGCAGCGGCAGGCGGCGTCGCTAGAGCAGCAGCAGGCAGTGAtacagcagatggaggctgcgaggATAGCTGCCgaggatgctcatcggcagcatatggaggcccttcgccagttggaggagaacagggcgactgcccctgtgtttggtcctGAACCACGACCTGCAGTTAGGGAGTGGAGCCTGGAGGACTTTCTGAAACACCACCCGGCGAAGTTTGACGGGAAGACCAGTCCTGACGCCGtagaccaatggctgaaggacctggagcgcatctatgatgcgaagatgtgccctGCAGAGAACAGGTTGGCGTTCTCTGTGTACATGCTCACGGGGGAGGTggagcattggtggagcagcaccagatccatcctggaggagagggatgagcccGTGTCATGGGAGATTTTCAGGGAGAGATTCCTATCGGAGTACTTTCCTGATAGTATccggtacgccaaggaggtggaattcctccagttgacccagggagggaagacagtggcagagtatgctgagaggttcaaacacctcagccgtttctacaccctaccactcgatgaggagtggcgatgcaggaagttTGAGAACGGGCTCCGCGGTGAcattcgcttgatggtggcacccttgtccatcaaggactttgctgctctggtagagaaggccagagtaatggagaagatgaagcgtgaGGTGGAAGGTCAGCGCCCACAGCAGCCACAGCCGCCTCAGAGGATCAGTGGACCATCCGGGTCCAGGCCCAGacatgaggagcggaggagaccatatGATAGACCACACCATCAGCCTCAAGAGTCTAGGAGCTTTCCTCCGCAGCAGGGCCGAGTTCGGTGCTACTcatgtggaggaccccacccgaggCACGCCTATCCACGTAGGGAGGGTTACCGTAGATGCAACAACtatggcaaggaaggccactttgggagagATTGCCCCAACCTTGCTAGGGCAgcgacacgccctccagttcaggcACCCCAGCAGCATCAGGGGagagacagaggcaacaggcctcaggcgacgggcagagTCTATGCTATGACAGGAGCAGAGGCGACTGGttcaggtaacttggttatgggttGCTGCTTGATAGCTGGTGTATCTTGTTGTGTGTTATATGACTCTGGAGCGACGcactcctttgtgtcagatAGTTGTGTGAAACGTCTGGGTTTGCCAGTAAGCGAGCTACAGTGCGAGCTCgcggtgtctactccggcgtcgggATTGGTCACGACGTCGTCTTTGTGTGCTCGatgtccagtggaggtagagggacgcaggtacaaGGTGAATCTAATCTGCTTGCCTCTGCAAGACTTAGaagtgatcttagggatggattggctctctgccagtCGCGTCCTTATAGACTGCCGGgagaagaggttgttgtttcccgaTTCAGAGGATCTTGAGTTAGTGTCCCCCCAGGGGGCGGTGAGGGAGATTCAGAGTGGCGCGCAGTGCTTCATAATCTTCGCTCGTATGGAggtgggagagagagagagaccatCAGTCATACCTGTGGTACATGAGTTTGAAGACGTGTTTCCAGATGaagtaccagggttgcctcccagtagagaagtggagttctctattgacctgGTACCAGGGACGGGTCCGGTATCAATGACTCCGTATCGtatggctccggcagagttggtggagctcaagaaacagatagaagatctgatggagaaaca agagaggcagttgttggatgctAGTCTAAACAGAGTTAGGGAACAACTTGGATCAGAGGAAGCCAGAGACTTTGCTATAAGTGATGACggcatactgaggtttcgaGGCAGA aaggcgaaggtggagcatcagcgACCCGGTGGCGTTCTACAGTCGTTGGAG ACGCTgcagagtgctatgggtagcaagctcaccatgagttcagcgTATCACCCTCAGACAGATGGCCAGTCTGAAAGGACGATCCAATCGTTAtag